The proteins below are encoded in one region of Juglans microcarpa x Juglans regia isolate MS1-56 chromosome 4D, Jm3101_v1.0, whole genome shotgun sequence:
- the LOC121261660 gene encoding B-box zinc finger protein 21-like: protein MKIQCDVCGKDEASVFCTSDEAALCDACDHRVHYANKLASKHQRFSLLHPSSKQVPLCDICKERRAFLFCQQDRAILCRECDFPIHTTNEHTQKHNRFLLTGIKLSSTATLYKSSSCIAVSTNGYDSVPDYKSQLRIKNSVPASDLTNSQQTLLAKNSVSTTTTLVTDHKGDDQNLPANQTSSISEYLIETLPGWHVEDFLDSSPTPFGFYKSDDSVLPFLDADLESNMDTFSPEINFGVWVPQQPALQCPQKIAGQNVFKERKEATNIKFNRRCMEDGFTVPEINLPSIGSKRSRPFW from the exons ATGAAGATCCAGTGTGATGTCTGTGGCAAAGACGAGGCCTCGGTGTTCTGCACCTCCGACGAGGCTGCTCTCTGCGATGCCTGCGACCACCGCGTCCACTACGCCAACAAGCTCGCCTCCAAGCATCAACGCTTCTCTCTTCTCCACCCTTCGTCCAAACAAGTCCCTCTCTGCGATATTTGCAAG GAGAGAAGAGCTTTTCTGTTCTGTCAGCAGGACAGAGCGATTCTGTGCAGAGAGTGTGATTTCCCGATTCACACTACCAACGAGCACACCCAGAAGCATAATAGGTTTCTTCTTACAGGGATTAAGCTCTCTTCTACCGCTACTCTCTATAAGTCCTCCTCCTGTATCGCTGTTTCAACCAACGGCTATGATTCTGTTCCTGATTACAAGTCTCAGCTTAGGATCAAGAACTCAGTTCCTGCTTCTGATCTTACAAATTCACAGCAAACTTTGCTGGCCAAAAACTCAGTTTCGACCACAACAACACTAGTCACTGATCACAAAGGAGATGATCAAAACTTGCCAGCGAACCAAACAAGTAGCATATCGGAGTACTTGATAGAGACTCTTCCGGGATGGCACGTTGAGGACTTTCTCGATTCAAGTCCTACTCCTTTTGGTTTCTATAAG AGTGATGACAGTGTATTGCCGTTTCTGGATGCTGATCTTGAGAGCAATATGGATACTTTCTCGCCTGAGATTAATTTCGGAGTCTGGGTCCCTCAACAACCTGCTCTTCAGTGTCCCCAGAAAATAGCAGGGCAGAATGTGTTCAAAGAGAGGAAGGAAGCTACAAACATAAAATTCAACAGAAGGTGCATGGAGGATGGTTTCACCGTTCCAGAAATTAACCTTCCTTCGATTGGCTCCAAGAGATCTAGACCTTTTTGGTAG